A window of Acidobacteriota bacterium contains these coding sequences:
- a CDS encoding porin family protein, translating to MDDLIKVPAMIRKSLVVLALTVVAPALLAQSNELGVLIGSIEPINDELGIDTDMDVREIYFSKVIESGTWLRLKAGEADLSGESLDEGLPPEAETDLRYVQLLVGYEFDEIFGTTYLFAGPGAYELERNGEKDDSEFGFVLGVGADFPLTRQLGIVAELTYHWIDFDAELRTLNLGIGGRFRF from the coding sequence ATGGATGATTTGATTAAAGTCCCCGCGATGATCCGGAAATCTCTGGTTGTCTTAGCCCTCACGGTCGTCGCGCCGGCGCTGCTCGCCCAGAGCAATGAGCTCGGTGTTCTGATCGGCTCGATCGAGCCCATCAATGACGAGCTCGGCATCGACACCGATATGGACGTTCGCGAAATTTACTTCTCGAAAGTGATCGAGAGCGGCACGTGGCTCAGATTGAAGGCCGGCGAGGCGGATCTGAGCGGCGAGTCGCTCGACGAGGGTCTCCCCCCCGAGGCCGAAACGGACCTTCGCTACGTCCAGTTGCTCGTCGGGTACGAGTTCGACGAGATCTTCGGGACGACCTACCTCTTTGCCGGTCCGGGCGCTTACGAGCTCGAGCGAAACGGTGAGAAGGATGACTCGGAATTCGGCTTCGTTCTCGGTGTGGGTGCCGACTTTCCGCTCACGAGACAACTCGGAATCGTCGCCGAGCTCACCTATCACTGGATCGATTTCGATGCGGAGCTGCGAACGCTGAACCTCGGGATCGGCGGACGTTTCCGTTTCTAA
- a CDS encoding ComF family protein, with protein sequence MALRASSEVEKVVLHQAIHRGLLNLGRESLHLVLPSLCIVCDEPLPLRRRIASCCLECWRRLPEIRTPVCRRCGRVWQIEQIEGHSCLDCDEKFPVDGVVSWGRYEGGLEKVLSAFKFRRHEFLAAPLAVLMRLALARRHRPAADFIVPVPMSRRRRRQRGYNQAEELAISLSGMTGIPMRTLLVKAAENRRQSTLPRKQRRRNVANIFVARKVPRNASILLVDDICTTGETLAACARALKRAGASRVSAVTVARA encoded by the coding sequence GTGGCGCTGAGGGCTTCATCCGAGGTAGAAAAGGTCGTGCTTCATCAGGCGATCCATCGAGGGCTTCTGAATCTGGGACGTGAGAGTCTGCATCTGGTTCTGCCATCGCTCTGTATCGTCTGCGACGAACCGCTCCCGTTGCGGCGGCGAATCGCCTCCTGCTGCCTCGAATGCTGGAGACGTCTCCCCGAGATCAGGACACCCGTATGCAGACGTTGCGGCCGCGTCTGGCAGATCGAACAGATCGAGGGGCACAGTTGCCTCGACTGCGACGAAAAGTTCCCGGTCGATGGGGTCGTTTCCTGGGGCCGATACGAAGGCGGGCTCGAGAAGGTACTCTCGGCGTTCAAGTTCCGGCGTCACGAGTTTCTCGCCGCGCCCCTGGCGGTGTTGATGCGGCTGGCGCTCGCGAGACGGCACCGACCGGCTGCGGACTTCATCGTTCCGGTTCCTATGAGCCGGCGCCGCCGTCGCCAGCGCGGCTACAACCAGGCTGAGGAGCTCGCGATCTCCCTCTCCGGAATGACCGGGATTCCGATGCGAACGCTGCTCGTCAAAGCGGCTGAAAACCGACGTCAATCGACCCTCCCCCGCAAGCAGCGCCGGAGGAACGTCGCGAACATCTTCGTCGCCCGGAAGGTACCGCGCAATGCTTCGATTCTGCTTGTCGACGACATCTGCACCACCGGCGAGACGCTTGCCGCCTGTGCGCGAGCGCTCAAGCGAGCAGGCGCGTCCCGGGTGTCGGCGGTCACGGTTGCCCGTGCCTGA
- a CDS encoding WD40 repeat domain-containing protein gives MHRLMRGLATAFCLLIASQSGAVEPQLWTISSAEEILKGEVSGFSVTADGTLLPGPLVDKLASPTDTFVLSQVSDGRSVRFFGTGGSGRIYKLSGSELELLATLSEPQVYALAWHDGSLWAGSSPNGKLYRIDPESGDAEAWFDPEEAYIWDLAILRDGSIAVATGVEGRLFVVKRRNEGSVVFDSNETHLRALALAPNGRLLAGGSGEGRIYEIATEGGGARSLFDSSYTEISSLVVPTAGDAVWGAGVTSTLPTTAPRRQERSNEQGEQQQGTEESASASSSAVSVLFSFDASPALTSSGSSEIYRVASDGYVETVWKLDREIAYDIVPAEGGGVFVATGPNGRIYRVRDDGRVELLASVPEKQIVSFTRNGSRATATTSNSGAIYALDLGRNGSASVQSEVLDTQRLSNFGEYRVRGNAIPSSTRVSFRSGNSSKPDETWSAWKQSRGEEGSVEAPPARFLQWRIDVEKPAPALRIDEVSVAWINRNVAPVIENLGVAEPGAVFLSGYPSAPGVVEATSPDEYGIFTSVDAPRTPDSGKKYFRKGFRTVSWKTSDPNGDRLRHDVSFRPRGTGQWMRLRENLDQNQLNFDTTQLPDGEYELMLKVSDEPSNANGALETRRADVFFTVDNTAPVIRIRKSGDDLIVEVEDDSPLGRVEYSVDVDSWKVLVPEDGLTDSRKEMYRIPGGGASGRFTIVRAIDTYFNVTTASSEVRR, from the coding sequence ATGCACCGTTTGATGAGAGGTCTCGCGACAGCTTTCTGCCTGCTGATTGCATCGCAAAGCGGAGCGGTCGAGCCTCAGCTCTGGACGATTTCGTCCGCCGAGGAGATCCTGAAGGGGGAGGTCAGCGGATTCAGCGTGACCGCGGACGGCACGCTCCTCCCGGGACCGCTCGTCGACAAGCTCGCGTCGCCGACCGATACGTTCGTTCTCAGCCAGGTCTCCGATGGGCGGAGCGTCCGATTCTTCGGCACGGGTGGAAGTGGCCGAATCTACAAGCTGAGCGGCTCCGAGCTCGAGCTGCTGGCGACGCTTTCGGAGCCGCAGGTTTACGCGCTCGCATGGCACGATGGTTCACTCTGGGCCGGCTCGTCGCCCAACGGGAAGCTCTACCGCATCGATCCCGAATCAGGGGATGCGGAGGCGTGGTTCGATCCGGAAGAGGCCTACATCTGGGATCTCGCGATTCTTCGGGATGGCTCGATTGCGGTGGCGACCGGTGTCGAAGGCCGTCTGTTCGTGGTGAAGCGTCGCAACGAGGGCTCGGTCGTCTTCGACTCCAACGAGACACATCTCCGTGCGCTCGCCCTCGCTCCGAACGGCCGGCTCCTCGCCGGAGGCTCCGGAGAAGGACGGATTTACGAGATCGCCACCGAGGGAGGGGGGGCTCGCTCGCTCTTCGATTCGAGCTATACCGAGATTTCGAGCCTCGTGGTTCCGACGGCCGGCGACGCCGTCTGGGGCGCGGGTGTCACGAGTACGCTGCCGACGACGGCGCCCCGAAGGCAGGAGCGTTCCAACGAACAGGGTGAGCAGCAGCAGGGCACCGAAGAATCGGCCAGCGCGTCTTCCTCCGCCGTTTCGGTTTTATTCTCGTTCGATGCGAGCCCGGCTCTGACCTCGTCGGGGAGCTCCGAGATCTACCGGGTCGCGTCCGACGGTTATGTCGAGACGGTCTGGAAGCTCGACCGGGAGATCGCGTACGACATCGTTCCGGCCGAGGGCGGCGGCGTATTCGTCGCGACAGGGCCCAACGGTCGGATCTATCGCGTCCGCGACGACGGGCGCGTCGAGCTTCTCGCGAGCGTTCCGGAAAAGCAGATCGTTTCGTTCACGCGGAACGGATCGAGAGCCACCGCCACGACGAGCAACAGCGGCGCGATCTACGCGCTCGATCTCGGGCGGAACGGCTCGGCCTCGGTCCAGTCCGAAGTGCTCGACACCCAGCGCCTCTCGAATTTCGGCGAATATCGCGTCCGGGGCAACGCGATTCCATCATCGACCCGTGTCTCCTTTCGCAGCGGCAACTCCAGCAAGCCCGATGAAACCTGGAGCGCTTGGAAACAGTCCCGGGGGGAAGAAGGCTCGGTCGAAGCCCCGCCGGCGAGATTTCTCCAGTGGCGAATCGATGTCGAGAAGCCGGCTCCCGCGCTTCGGATCGACGAAGTCTCGGTGGCCTGGATCAATCGGAACGTTGCGCCCGTGATCGAGAACCTCGGGGTCGCCGAGCCCGGCGCCGTCTTTCTCAGCGGCTACCCCTCCGCGCCCGGCGTGGTCGAGGCGACCTCTCCCGACGAGTACGGAATCTTCACCAGCGTCGATGCTCCGCGGACGCCCGATAGCGGCAAGAAGTACTTCAGGAAGGGTTTCCGAACCGTCTCATGGAAGACGAGCGATCCGAATGGGGATCGCCTTCGCCATGACGTCTCGTTCCGCCCCCGCGGTACCGGGCAGTGGATGAGGCTTCGGGAGAATCTCGACCAGAATCAGCTCAACTTCGACACCACCCAGTTGCCCGACGGCGAATACGAACTGATGTTGAAAGTCTCCGACGAGCCCTCCAATGCAAACGGCGCTCTCGAGACTCGACGCGCGGATGTATTCTTCACTGTCGACAACACTGCCCCGGTCATCCGAATCAGGAAATCGGGTGACGACCTCATCGTGGAGGTCGAGGACGACTCGCCTCTCGGCCGGGTGGAGTATTCCGTCGACGTCGACTCCTGGAAAGTGCTCGTTCCTGAAGACGGCCTGACCGATTCGCGGAAGGAGATGTATCGGATCCCCGGTGGCGGAGCGAGCGGCAGGTTCACGATCGTGCGGGCGATCGATACGTATTTCAACGTGACGACGGCCTCGAGCGAGGTGCGACGATGA
- the dacB gene encoding D-alanyl-D-alanine carboxypeptidase/D-alanyl-D-alanine-endopeptidase, with translation MTHFSRRPFLILVAILALIGLAPAGSSQTLENALRPLVNGDLATRAKSSIKIIDLETGRVVAAHTPDNSIVPASNMKLFTTATAMEKLGRNFQFATTLWTRGEVRNGVLEGDLRIVGSGDPTLGTRFNDDDGGRLFDEVVIMLKRAGIDAIDGNLIVEYGYFDSEWVHPSWPKDQLVYWYEAPISSPAIQEGTVIVRVHPTSPGARARVELEPPNDYVTIENTCVTTRRGRGAFVGRKQGTNTIIVKGNAHPGYGPTSIPVPVMYPVQYFGNVMETALRARNISISGQTILARTVEDAGWTKIGQFDTPLAVALFVINKQSQNHYAEQLLKTIGAEKGTEGSWGEGSRIVTDWMVNELGVAANQFHQSDGSGMSADNRASATAFVTLLQHMWNSPARAEFLASMPYSGEQSTRMRRRMNRAPYRGAVFAKTGYLEGAIGLSGYVQGGSGRVYAFSMLFNDYRTAAGHVYNLQNQILETIVDRG, from the coding sequence ATGACCCACTTTTCGCGTCGCCCGTTCCTGATCCTCGTCGCGATCCTGGCGCTCATCGGGCTCGCTCCTGCAGGGAGCAGCCAGACCCTGGAGAACGCGCTGCGACCGCTCGTCAACGGTGATCTGGCGACCAGAGCGAAGAGCAGCATCAAGATCATCGATCTCGAGACCGGGCGCGTCGTCGCCGCTCATACGCCGGACAATTCGATCGTGCCTGCCTCGAACATGAAGCTCTTCACGACGGCCACCGCAATGGAGAAGCTCGGACGGAACTTTCAGTTCGCCACGACGCTCTGGACGAGAGGAGAAGTCCGCAACGGCGTCCTCGAGGGCGATCTGCGGATCGTGGGGAGCGGTGATCCGACGCTCGGAACCCGCTTCAACGATGACGATGGAGGCCGGCTCTTCGACGAGGTCGTGATCATGCTCAAGCGGGCGGGGATCGACGCGATCGATGGAAATCTGATCGTCGAGTACGGTTACTTCGATTCGGAATGGGTGCACCCGAGCTGGCCGAAAGATCAGCTCGTCTACTGGTACGAAGCTCCCATTTCTTCGCCTGCGATCCAGGAGGGCACCGTCATCGTCCGGGTTCATCCGACCTCACCGGGAGCCCGCGCGCGCGTCGAGCTCGAGCCTCCGAATGATTACGTCACGATCGAGAATACCTGCGTGACGACACGACGCGGGCGCGGCGCCTTCGTGGGACGGAAACAGGGAACCAATACGATCATCGTGAAGGGAAACGCCCATCCCGGCTACGGTCCGACTTCGATCCCCGTGCCGGTCATGTATCCGGTTCAATACTTCGGAAACGTGATGGAGACGGCGCTGAGGGCGCGGAACATCTCGATCTCCGGGCAGACGATTCTCGCTCGAACGGTTGAGGACGCCGGTTGGACGAAGATCGGGCAATTCGACACACCGCTCGCCGTCGCGCTTTTTGTCATCAACAAGCAGAGTCAGAACCACTACGCCGAGCAGCTTCTGAAGACGATCGGAGCGGAGAAGGGAACCGAAGGATCGTGGGGGGAGGGCTCGAGGATCGTGACTGACTGGATGGTCAACGAGCTGGGAGTCGCTGCCAACCAGTTCCACCAGTCCGACGGCTCCGGTATGTCGGCCGACAACCGTGCCTCGGCTACGGCGTTCGTCACCCTGCTTCAGCACATGTGGAACAGCCCGGCACGAGCCGAGTTTCTTGCGTCGATGCCTTACTCGGGGGAACAGTCGACCCGTATGCGACGGAGGATGAACCGGGCGCCGTACAGGGGAGCGGTCTTCGCCAAGACGGGGTATCTCGAAGGAGCCATCGGCCTGAGCGGTTACGTGCAGGGAGGCAGCGGAAGGGTCTACGCCTTCTCGATGCTCTTCAATGACTACCGGACTGCGGCGGGGCACGTCTACAACCTGCAGAACCAGATCCTCGAGACGATCGTCGACCGGGGGTAG
- the acpP gene encoding acyl carrier protein, which yields MSVAEKVKAIIVDQLGVDADKVKPDASFVEDLGADSLDTVDLFIAIEDEFRVTIGDEDAEKIVTVQDAVNYIEANAPAE from the coding sequence ATGTCAGTTGCGGAGAAAGTAAAAGCCATCATCGTCGACCAGCTCGGCGTCGACGCGGATAAGGTCAAGCCGGACGCGTCGTTCGTCGAAGATCTCGGTGCCGACTCACTCGACACGGTCGATCTTTTCATCGCCATCGAGGACGAATTTCGAGTCACGATCGGTGACGAGGATGCCGAGAAAATCGTGACCGTACAGGACGCGGTCAACTACATCGAAGCAAACGCGCCCGCCGAGTAA
- the fabF gene encoding beta-ketoacyl-ACP synthase II codes for MDKRRVVITGIGMVSPLAVGTEETWKGLLAGTPGVGPITRFDASEYGCRIAGEVRGFEPLDWLDRKDVKKSDTFIHYAIAAAQMAWDDSGIEGKIEPTRLGTIIGSGIGGLPLIETTHKILLERGPSRITPFFIPGLIVNLAAGQVSIRFNAKGPNSAPCTACATGAHATGDAMRLIQRGDADAIFAGGAEAVIAPLSVGGFAAMKALSTRNDDPATASRPWDAGRDGFVMGEGAGILMLEEREHALARGARIYSELTGYGMSSDAYHITSPCADGEGSARVMEVTLEDAGLKPEDIDYINAHGTSTPVGDKAETDAVKRVFGEHARKLAMSSTKSMTGHLLGAAGGLEAAITALAIYHGIMPPTINYETPDPECDLDYVPNEARPAEIRHAMSNSFGFGGTNASLVFSKHE; via the coding sequence TTGGATAAGCGTCGCGTCGTGATCACCGGAATCGGAATGGTCTCCCCTCTGGCCGTCGGCACCGAGGAGACGTGGAAAGGTTTGCTCGCCGGGACACCGGGAGTGGGCCCGATCACCCGATTCGACGCGTCGGAGTACGGCTGCAGAATCGCCGGCGAGGTGCGGGGATTCGAGCCGCTCGACTGGCTCGATCGGAAGGACGTGAAGAAGTCCGATACGTTCATCCACTACGCGATCGCTGCCGCCCAGATGGCGTGGGACGACTCCGGAATCGAGGGAAAGATCGAGCCGACCCGGCTCGGCACGATCATCGGCTCCGGAATCGGCGGCCTTCCGCTCATCGAAACGACGCACAAAATCCTTCTCGAGCGTGGCCCGTCACGGATCACGCCGTTCTTCATTCCCGGTCTCATCGTCAATCTCGCAGCCGGTCAGGTGTCGATCCGCTTCAATGCGAAAGGCCCGAACTCAGCGCCGTGTACCGCGTGCGCCACCGGAGCACATGCGACCGGTGACGCGATGCGACTGATTCAGCGAGGCGATGCAGACGCCATCTTTGCCGGCGGCGCCGAAGCGGTCATCGCGCCGCTCTCGGTCGGTGGATTCGCGGCGATGAAAGCGCTCTCGACCCGCAACGATGATCCGGCCACCGCCTCCCGACCGTGGGATGCGGGCCGTGACGGTTTCGTCATGGGCGAAGGTGCCGGGATTCTCATGCTCGAAGAACGGGAGCACGCCCTCGCACGCGGCGCGAGAATCTACAGCGAGCTGACCGGATACGGCATGTCGAGCGACGCCTACCACATCACCTCCCCCTGCGCGGACGGCGAGGGCTCGGCGCGCGTGATGGAGGTCACCCTCGAGGACGCCGGGTTGAAGCCGGAGGACATCGACTACATCAACGCCCACGGAACGTCGACGCCTGTCGGTGACAAGGCCGAGACCGACGCGGTCAAGCGAGTCTTCGGCGAGCACGCACGGAAGCTCGCGATGAGCTCGACCAAATCGATGACCGGCCACCTCCTCGGTGCCGCCGGAGGTCTCGAAGCCGCGATCACCGCGCTGGCCATCTACCACGGGATCATGCCGCCGACGATCAACTACGAGACACCCGATCCGGAGTGCGACCTCGATTATGTTCCGAACGAAGCGCGGCCGGCAGAGATCCGCCACGCGATGTCGAACTCGTTCGGCTTCGGTGGCACGAACGCATCCCTCGTCTTCTCGAAACACGAGTAA
- a CDS encoding DinB family protein: protein MENPIDRAVRRLAATGSAIQQICRDLTPDEARFRESGEKWSILEIVNHLLDEEILDFRARLQSTIFRPDVPWPRIDPPGWAIEKDYQSRDLAESLVSLAAERASSLEFLPTVSEDELATVHHHPTLGEITAGDLLHSWVAHDLLHLRQIARVRYRMLEADAAPYRAEYAGPLT from the coding sequence ATGGAAAATCCGATCGATCGCGCTGTCCGCCGCCTCGCCGCGACCGGATCGGCCATCCAGCAGATCTGCCGCGATCTGACTCCGGACGAAGCCCGATTCCGCGAATCCGGGGAGAAGTGGTCGATCCTCGAGATCGTGAATCATCTGCTCGACGAGGAGATCCTCGATTTTCGCGCGCGGCTGCAGTCGACGATCTTCCGTCCCGACGTGCCCTGGCCGCGAATCGACCCACCCGGCTGGGCGATCGAAAAGGATTACCAGAGCCGCGATCTCGCGGAATCGCTCGTGAGCCTGGCGGCGGAACGGGCGAGCTCTCTCGAATTCCTCCCGACGGTCTCCGAGGACGAGCTCGCAACGGTCCACCACCACCCCACGCTCGGAGAGATCACGGCCGGCGATCTCCTCCACTCCTGGGTGGCGCACGATCTTCTCCACCTGCGTCAGATCGCGCGCGTTCGCTACCGGATGCTCGAGGCGGACGCCGCGCCTTACCGCGCCGAGTACGCCGGCCCGCTGACCTGA
- a CDS encoding LD-carboxypeptidase, translating into MHRRDFGKLLAFGTAAAALPAPALALHDPRPMRPKQIVKPKVLRPGDTVGVTSPATQAFDYDRIRVTQEQIEALGFRPKLGAHVADKHGYFAGTDENRAADINAMFADDEVDAIFFFSGGWGSPRLLPHLDYDLIRRNPKIILGYSDITALLNGIHQRTGIVTFHGPNGSSRLPKYTLEHLKRTLMSTEPIGILANPPKPEDELVRRDYRIITIRPGVASGPLVGGNLSLVAALMGTPWEVDTRGAILLLEDVNEELYRVDRMLSTLRLGGKLADAAAIVFGTCSRCPVEGPSFSLEEIMRDHFEDLGVPVMAGYAFGHISEQLTLPIGMPGTVDTTAGTITIDEPAVRPSGE; encoded by the coding sequence ATGCATCGACGAGACTTCGGAAAACTCCTCGCCTTCGGAACCGCCGCCGCCGCACTTCCCGCGCCCGCACTCGCGCTGCACGATCCGCGACCGATGCGACCGAAGCAAATCGTCAAACCGAAAGTACTGCGGCCGGGCGACACGGTCGGTGTCACCTCCCCCGCGACTCAGGCGTTCGACTACGACCGGATCCGCGTCACGCAGGAGCAGATCGAAGCGCTCGGATTCCGGCCGAAGCTCGGCGCGCACGTCGCTGACAAGCACGGATACTTCGCCGGAACCGACGAGAACCGCGCCGCCGACATCAACGCGATGTTCGCCGACGACGAGGTCGATGCGATCTTCTTCTTCTCCGGCGGCTGGGGATCCCCCCGGCTACTCCCCCATCTCGACTACGACCTCATCCGGCGCAACCCGAAGATCATCCTCGGGTACAGCGACATCACGGCGCTCCTGAACGGAATCCATCAGCGCACCGGGATCGTGACCTTTCATGGGCCAAACGGCTCGTCCCGACTGCCAAAGTACACATTAGAACACCTGAAACGTACACTGATGTCGACCGAGCCGATCGGCATCCTCGCAAATCCCCCGAAACCGGAGGACGAGCTCGTCCGGCGCGACTATCGGATCATCACAATCCGTCCGGGCGTGGCGAGCGGTCCGCTGGTGGGAGGGAACCTCTCGCTGGTTGCCGCACTCATGGGAACACCGTGGGAGGTCGACACGCGTGGCGCGATACTTCTTCTCGAGGACGTCAACGAGGAGCTCTATCGCGTCGACCGGATGCTGAGCACGCTGCGCCTCGGCGGCAAGCTCGCCGACGCGGCAGCGATCGTCTTCGGAACCTGCTCGCGCTGTCCTGTCGAGGGCCCGTCGTTCAGTCTGGAGGAGATCATGCGCGACCACTTCGAGGATCTCGGCGTCCCGGTGATGGCGGGTTATGCGTTCGGCCACATCAGCGAGCAGCTCACCCTGCCGATCGGCATGCCGGGGACCGTCGACACGACCGCCGGAACGATCACGATCGACGAACCGGCTGTCCGCCCCTCCGGAGAATGA
- a CDS encoding response regulator: protein MERGSAPRGQEQDNSADVAERSVLVVEDHQKQLDALLTELASIGVSPAVAKSGVEAIRMAATQRPDIILLDGLLPNMHGFEVARFIRHSDRDYRPFIVMTTAIYKGVRYENEARLRFGVDRYVEKPITREKLLSIFKHAARERYKGAA from the coding sequence ATGGAACGAGGGAGTGCACCGAGGGGGCAGGAACAGGACAACTCCGCCGATGTGGCTGAGCGGTCGGTGCTCGTGGTGGAGGATCACCAGAAGCAGCTCGACGCGCTCTTGACTGAGCTCGCGTCGATCGGAGTCTCACCGGCGGTCGCGAAGAGCGGGGTCGAGGCGATTCGTATGGCCGCTACGCAGCGCCCGGACATCATTCTTCTTGATGGCCTTCTACCGAACATGCATGGATTCGAGGTGGCGCGCTTCATCCGACACAGTGATCGCGATTATCGCCCGTTCATCGTGATGACGACCGCCATCTACAAGGGTGTGCGCTACGAAAACGAAGCCCGCCTGAGGTTCGGCGTCGACAGGTACGTGGAGAAGCCGATCACGCGCGAGAAGTTGCTGTCGATTTTCAAGCACGCTGCGCGCGAGCGCTACAAGGGGGCAGCATGA
- a CDS encoding Na+/H+ antiporter NhaC family protein, with translation MAEAVIDPIPGWLSIVPPVLAIVLALIFKDVLISLFLGVFAGALILFDWNPFLAFARSIDHYMVDAIADADHAAIIVFTTLLGGMVGLITKSGGSEGIVDIVRKWARSRPKGQLATGMMGLFIFFDDYANSLIVGSTMRPITDGLRISREKLAYIVDSTAAPVSSLVPISTWIGFEVGLIAAAFTSLGLPYDGYSTFIASIPYRFYPILALVMVFAIASMNRDFGSMLRAERRAEGTGEVLAAGDVPLADYAQSGMMPPADTPRHAINAIAPILTVIVVTIAGLWITGVQSLDAATAGSGTEYVRSVFESANSYQALMWASLAGVIVALALPAAQRLMPLTSLLSGMVEGFKAMLLALVVLVLAWSIGAVAADLHTADYVVGITESFLSPHLVGVVVFLTAAAIAFATGTSWGTMAILMPLVIPIAHGLSVAAGYAPGDDFYMTFMLGAISSVLAGSVWGDHCSPISDTTILSSMASGCDHVAHVRTQIPYALTVGVLGMIIGDIPTGFGVSPWISLAVGTVIVILIVRFVGKKVEPVPVTAPAEL, from the coding sequence ATGGCGGAAGCGGTGATCGATCCGATTCCCGGCTGGCTCTCGATCGTCCCGCCGGTGCTGGCGATCGTCCTGGCACTCATCTTCAAGGATGTCCTGATCTCGCTGTTTCTCGGTGTTTTTGCGGGCGCTCTGATTCTCTTCGACTGGAACCCGTTCCTCGCGTTCGCTCGCTCGATCGATCACTACATGGTCGACGCGATTGCCGACGCCGACCACGCCGCGATCATCGTCTTCACGACGCTCCTCGGGGGGATGGTGGGGCTGATTACGAAGAGCGGAGGGAGTGAGGGGATCGTCGACATCGTCCGGAAATGGGCGCGCAGTCGTCCGAAAGGGCAGCTCGCAACGGGGATGATGGGCCTCTTCATCTTTTTCGACGACTACGCCAACAGCCTGATCGTCGGCTCGACGATGAGGCCGATCACCGACGGACTGAGGATCAGCAGAGAGAAGCTCGCCTACATCGTCGATTCGACTGCGGCGCCAGTGTCGAGCCTCGTTCCGATCTCGACATGGATCGGGTTCGAGGTCGGGCTCATCGCGGCGGCGTTCACCTCTCTCGGGTTGCCGTACGACGGCTACTCGACGTTCATCGCGTCGATTCCCTACCGCTTCTATCCGATCCTCGCGCTCGTGATGGTGTTTGCGATCGCCTCGATGAATCGCGATTTTGGTTCGATGCTTCGCGCCGAGCGACGCGCCGAAGGCACCGGAGAGGTCCTTGCGGCGGGAGATGTTCCGCTTGCCGACTACGCGCAGTCCGGAATGATGCCGCCGGCCGATACGCCCCGCCATGCGATCAATGCGATCGCTCCGATTCTGACGGTGATCGTCGTCACGATCGCCGGGCTGTGGATCACGGGGGTGCAGAGTCTCGACGCCGCGACGGCTGGCTCCGGAACCGAGTATGTCCGCTCGGTCTTCGAGTCGGCGAACAGCTATCAGGCGCTGATGTGGGCGAGTCTCGCGGGGGTCATCGTGGCGCTTGCGCTTCCGGCAGCGCAGCGGCTCATGCCGCTGACGAGCTTGCTGAGCGGAATGGTCGAGGGATTCAAGGCGATGCTGCTGGCGCTCGTCGTCCTGGTCCTCGCCTGGTCGATCGGCGCCGTTGCCGCGGACCTGCACACGGCGGACTACGTCGTCGGAATCACCGAGTCCTTCCTGTCGCCCCACCTCGTGGGAGTCGTCGTGTTCCTGACAGCCGCGGCGATCGCCTTCGCAACCGGAACCTCATGGGGGACGATGGCGATTCTGATGCCGCTCGTCATTCCGATCGCACACGGGCTGTCGGTCGCCGCGGGGTATGCTCCCGGAGACGACTTCTACATGACGTTCATGCTGGGAGCGATCTCGTCGGTTCTCGCCGGAAGCGTCTGGGGCGACCACTGTTCTCCGATCTCGGATACGACGATTCTTTCGAGCATGGCTTCGGGATGCGATCACGTCGCTCACGTCCGCACTCAGATTCCCTACGCCCTGACCGTCGGCGTTCTCGGGATGATCATCGGGGACATCCCCACCGGATTCGGCGTATCGCCTTGGATCTCGCTCGCCGTGGGGACCGTGATCGTGATCCTGATCGTGCGCTTTGTCGGAAAGAAGGTCGAGCCGGTTCCAGTGACGGCGCCCGCCGAGCTCTGA